The genomic window GGACGTGTTGCAGGAGGCCTATCTCGACCTCGTCCGCCAGTTCCCCGCCTACCGCGAGAAGGCGGACCTTCCGCCGTTCCTGTGGCTGCGGCTGCTGACCGGTCGTCGGCTGCTCCGGGTTCACCGCCGGCACCTCGGGGCGGCGATTCGCGACGCGGGCCGGGAGGTCTCGATCCACGGCGGCGCGGCGCCCGGGGCCGACTCCGGGTCGCTGGCCGAGCACCTGGTCGGCCGTCTGACCACGGCCAGCCGGGCGTTCGACCGCGAGGAGCGACGCCGGCTGCTCCAGCGGGCCCTCGACTCGCTCGACCCGCTGGACCGCGAGGTGCTCGCTCTGCGTCATTTCGAGGGTCTGACCAACGGCGAGGCCGCCGCGGTGCTGGGCCTCTCCAAGACGGCGGCCTGCAACCGCTACGTGCGCGCCCTGGCCCGGCTCCAGGAGGCGACCCGCGACGTGCCGGGCCTGCTCGACGAACCTGCCGGATGACCGGCCTGGGCCGAAATCGCCAGATTAAGGTTTGACCCGCGCGGTCCTACGTGGGATGAACGGTGGCGGTGCCCCGGCGCGCGGTCGCCGGGTCCGTCCCTTGTCCTTATCCTCGGAGAGCCTGGGGGAAGCCCATGGACGCGACGGAATCAGGGCCCAGCCCGGTCGGTCCCCTGGTGGAGGAGTTCCTGGAGCGTCGTCGCCTCGGCGAACGGCCGACCCTCGAGGAGTTCGTCGCGAGGTTCCCCGAGCTGGAGGCGGAGATCCGCCGGGTCTTCCCCGCCCTGGGGCTGCTCGAGGAGCTGGGCCCCGGCACCGTCGGGGCGGGCGCGACGACCGCCGACGGCCCGGTGGGCGATGCCGGGCCGTCATCCGAGAGGCTGGGCGACTTCCGCATCCTCCGCGAGATCGGCCGGGGCGGGATGGGGGTGGTGTACGAGGCCGAGCAGGGCTCGCTGGGCCGGCGGGTGGCCCTCAAGGTGCTGCCGCCCGGGCGGCTCGCGGGCGAGGAGCCGTTGCGCCGGTTCGAGCGCGAGGCCCAGGCCGCCGCGCGGCTGCACCACACCAACATCGTGCCCGTCTTCGGCTCGGGGCGCGAGCAGGGTTGCGCCTACTACGTGATGCAGCTGATCCGGGGCCGCGGGCTCGACCGGGTCATCGAGGAGCTGGCGCGGTTGCGCCGATCCCTCGGGGCGCCGGCCGATGGCGAGGCCACCGTGGCCGGGCACGACCCCGAAGAGGCCCCGCAGCCCGGGGCGATCGCCCGTTCGATGCTGTCGGGCCGCTTCGAGAAGGCCGACGGCCCGCCGGGTGGGGCCGACGCCGCCGACGCGCCGACGCCCCCGCCGGCCGAGTCCGAGGCCGGTGCCGCGAGCGACTCGGTCTCGACGAGCACCGCCAGCGACCTGCACCTGGCCCGCGGCGTGGCGCGGGTGGGCATCCAGGTGGCCGAGGCGCTGGCGTACGCCCACCGCCAGGGCGTCCTCCATCGCGACATCAAGCCCTCGAACCTGCTGCTCGACGAGGCGGGCGACGTCTGGGTGGCCGACTTCGGCCTCGCCAAGTTGGCCGAGGGGGACGACCTGACCCACACCGGCGAGGTCGTCGGCACCCTCCGCTACATGGCGCCCGAGCGGTTCCGGGGCGAGGGGGACGGGCGATCCGATCAGTACTCCCTGGGCCTGACCCTCTACGAGCTGCTGGCGTTGCGCCCGGCGTTCGACGCGCCCGACCGCGCCCGGCTCGTCCGCCTCGTGATGGAGGGGGATCCGCCCCCGCTGCGCAAGGTCGCGCCGTCGGTCCCGGCCGACCTGGCGACGATCGTCGCCAAGGCGATGTCCCGGAGGCCCGAGGACCGCTACCCCACGGCCGGGGCCCTGGCCGACGACCTGCGGCGGTGGCGCGACGGTTCGCCGATCTCCGCCCGGCCCGTCGGGCCGCTGGAGCGGCTGGCGAAGTGGGCGCGCCGGAACCCGGCGCTGGCGGCCTCGACCGGGGTGGCCATCGGGCTGGCCGCCAGCCTGATCGCGGCCCTGGCCATCAGCAACGTCCGCATCCGCGCCGCGTTCGGCCGCGCCGAGTCGGCCCTGGAACGGGCGAAGGTCTCGGCCCGCCAGGCCGAGCAGGTCATCGCCTTCCTCACCGAGGACATCCTGGGCCAGGCCGATCCGGAGGTGAACCCCGTCCGAGACAACCTGACCGTTGAGGAGGCGCTGGACAGGGCCGGCGACCGGATCGGGCACCGCTTCGAGGGCGAGCCCGAGGTCGATGCGGAGATCCGCTACGCGATCGGCCGGATGTATCACCAGCGTGGTCGCAACCAAAAGGCCGAACCCCACCTGCGACAGGCCTGGGAGACCCTGGGCCGTGCGGCCGGCCCCGAGGACCCGAGGACGCTGAGGGCCCGCCTGTATTTCGCGGTGGCGCTCCAGAATTTGCAGCGTTACGAGGAAGCCGAAGGCCATCTTCGCGAACTCCTTCGAAGCCCCGACGAACCCCGGCGCATCCTCGTAATCCAGAGTCATCTTGCGGACCTCTTTTGGGAGACGGGCAAGCTGGAAGAGGCCGAGGCCCTGCAACGCCGGCTCGTCGAGGGCTTCGGGGAGACAGACGGTCCCCAGGCCGAGATGACCTTGACCATGCGGCTCTTCCTAGCCAGAGTCCTCTCCTCTCGGGGCGCCCTCGACGAGGCGGAGGCGATTCTGCGGGACGTCGTCGAGATCCGTCGCCGAACCTGCGAGCCCCAGGCGCCGCCCCGGCTCGGGGCGCAGCGTCAGCTCGCCAGCTTCCTGAACGCGCAAGGCCGGTTCGCCGAGGCCGAGCCGATCCTCCGCGAGACCCTGGAGGGGTATGACCAGGTCTACGGCCCCGATCACCCCCACACGCTCACGACACTGGGCAGCCTCGTCATCTCGCTCTGGCGACTCGGCCGGTTCGCCGAGGCCGAGCCGCTGTCACGACGAAGCTGTGACGCCTGGATGCGGACCCAGGGCCCCGATCATCCATTAGGGCTCTCGGCGATGAGCGTCCGGGCGCTACTCATGATGGACCGAGGCGAGTTCGACCGGGCCGAGCCCCTGCTCCGGGAGGTCCTCCACACCCGCGAGCGGATTCAGGGGCCGGAGCACTTCGACACCGCCATCGCGGCAATGAACCTGGGTCGGGCTTGCCGATTCCGGGGCCAGCCCGCCCAGGCCGCGGCCCTCTGCCGGCGGGGCCTGGAGACCCTCCGATCGAAGCTCGGCCCGGACCACCCGACGACGAGGACGGCCGCCGACATACTCGCCGGGTGCCTGCTCGACGCAGGGCGGGCCCCCGAGGCGGTCGCGATGCTCGAGGGCGGCGTGCGCGAGCGGCCGGAGGATCCGTCAGCCCTCGTGAGGCTGGCCCTATCGCTGCTGGCCTCCGGCGACGAGGCGGGCTACCGGGCGCGTTGTGCCGAGGGCCTGGGTCGCCTCGCCGACCCGGCGGGCCCGGACGCCGTCGAGGTCCTTCGTGCCGGCCTGCTCGTGTCCGGGGCCATCGACCCGGCCCGGGCGGTGGCGACGGCCGAGGCCGCGGCGGCCCGCGAGCCGAAGGCCGCCGAACGCCGGTTCCTCCTGGGCCTGGCGCTGCTCCGCGCCGACCGCCTCGGCGAGGCCGTCGACCGGCTGACCGAGGCGGCGGACCTCGACCCGACGTGGACCTCGGTGGCGCAGGCCCGGGCCGCCGCCGCGATCGCCTGCGCCCGGCTCGGTCGCGAGGCCGAGGCCCTCGCGTGGGTCGCCCGCGCGAGCGATCGCCGCGGCGACCCCGCCCGGCGGATCCCCGCGGGCTGGGTGCTCACGCCGGCCGCGTCCTGGCGGGACCGCCTGGTGCTGGACCGCCTGACCCGCGAGGCCGCCGCCCTCGCCCTCGACCCGCTCGTCCCGGCCAACCCGTTCGCCCCGGGTTGATGCGGCGTCCCGCCTCACTGCCGAAGAGGATGCGGGGGACCTACCGGGAGGGACTCCAGGTCGCCTCTCACGGGCCCGAGTCGGCCGAAGGGGCCTCGTCCCTCGGGCGAGGCGCGATCTGGGCGAGGACGCCGTTCACGCCTTCCATCACGGTGTCCTCGACCCGATCCGACCAGGGGGAGGGGAGGCCGTAGTAGACCATCGCGCCGCCGCCCTCGTAGCCGCCTTCCTTCAGGACGCGGAGGGAGGGGATGTACGCCATCACGTCGTTGCAGTAGGCCGCGACCCAGGTCGGCGATGCGCCCCCCTCCTTCTTGATCCGGATCGCGTAATCGACGGTCGCCTCGCCGCCCAGGAAGACCCACCGCAGCTCGTCGAGCCCCCACGCCTGGACCGGATAGGGATAGTCGGGCGGGAGCTTGCCCAGCTCCTCGAACCGCTCCAGCAGCCGGCGGGCGCGGGCGGCGACGAAGCGGTCGCTCGACTTGGCGTCGGCCTCCACCTGGGCCCGCGTCGGCAGCGTGGCGAAGGCGAGGCTCACCTCCTTGTACGCGCTCCGCAGCGGGCCCTCGATGCGCCTCAACGGCTTCTCCAGGGCCGCGGCGACGGCATCCGCCATGGCCATGCCGTGCCTCTCCGCCAGCTCGTCCGAGCGCCGAGGCACCGGGTTCTGGTCGGCGCCGCAGCCGGCCACGTACATGGCCTGGGTGCCCGGCATCCGCTTCTCGATCGCCGCCGACGCATGCCCGGCCCAGTCGCCGCTGACCTTGTAGCCGTCCAGGACCGTGCAGTGGCAGGCGTACACATAAAGGACCGCCCGCCGCTTGCCTTCGAAGTCGCTCGCGACGAGCACCGGGACGTCGTGGTCCACCGGGCCCTTGAGCTGCCCCTTCTCGCGGAGGGCGGGCACGTCCTTCTCCGGGTTGTTCCGCCGGTTCACGGCGAACTCGCAACGGCCGCCGCCCCAGGACAGGCTCCCGGGCGAGAGGTCGTCGAAGGACTGGCCGACCACGTCCGCGACGATCGTCTCGAGGAGCCTCGTGTAGTCGGCGATCCGCCGCCGCTGGTCGTCGTCGAGCGGGTACATCGTGTCCAGGTTCCGGCCGACCACCGGCGCGCTGTGCGTGTGCGAGCACGCCAGGACGATCCGGTCCCGCTCCAGCCCGTGCTTCCGGCGGATCGCGTCCCGGATCCGCTCCGAGAGGTCGCGGCTGATCCCGCAGACGTCGATCGTCACCAGGACGGCCCGCTGGCCCAGCGGGTCCTCGAGCGCCAACGCCTTGACCCAGATGTCCTGGTCCACACCCTCCGACGGATGGTTCCGCGCCGCGTAGCCGGCGAGCCAGATCGGCTCCTTGGGGGTGATCGCCGCCCGCCCCGTGCCGACCTTCCAGCCGTCGCCGAGCGCCTCCGGCGCGCCGGCGAGCAGGGCGACCAGCGCGAGCCCGAAGAGACTGCCGAACGTCCTGCAAGCGTCAGTCGACCTCATGAGCATGGACCTCACTGCGCGGCCGGGGGACGATGCGATGGCGGCTCGAGCCGCCCGGCCCACCAGGTTAACCGCTCCCGGCCGTCGAGGCAGCCCCGCGGTTGACGACGCTCCGGGCCTCGGGGCAGGCCCCCCGCGGGAGTGTTGCCCGCCGCCCGATCGCCCGCTAGACTCGGAGGCCGCCATAACGACGATTGTCCGAGACCCTCATCCGCGCCACGGTCCACCGCCATGATGCACGCCCCTTTCCTCCTCGCGGCCGCGATCACCGCCCTGGGCGTCGGCCCGACGCCCGAAGATTTGCGGATGGAGCCGATCAACGGCCGCTGGTATCGCGTCGAACCGGCGAGGGAGGTCACGCTGCGATGGAGCCGCCCGGCGAAGCCCACGCCCGCCCCGCTGCGCTTCGTGATCCGCGACTACGAGGGCGTCGAGGAGGCGTCCGGCACGATCACCCCCGCGGGCGACGGCTCCCTGGCGCTCAGCCGGCCCTTCGCGCGGGGATATCACGAGGTCGAGTTCCCGTCCCTCAAGCGACACTTCGGCCTGATCGCCGCGCCGGCGTTCGCGGGCAAGGCGGACCCGTTCTTTGCGATCGACGCCGGCCTGACCTGGCTGACGCCCGAAGACCGCGTGCGAGGGGCCCTGATCGCGGAGGCCCGCGACTGCGGCATCGCCCTGATCCGCGAGCGGCTCCGCTGGGCGGCGATCGAGCCCGAGAAGGGCCGCCCGTCGTGGGACCGGGACGGCCGAGCCGACGCACTCCGCCGGTCCTACTGTCGCGCCGGGTTGCCGATCCTGGAGCTGGCCCATGACGCGCCGGAGTGGGCGGGCCGCTGGGGGGTCTATCCGTTCGACCTCGCCGCGACGGCCGAATCCTGGCGCGAGATCGGCAAGCACTGGGGGCCGGCGTGGGGCGGCGTCGAGCTCTGGAATGAGCCCGACATCCAGTTCGGCGGCGACTGGCCGGCGGACCAGTACGCCGCGTTCGGCAAGGCCGCGTCGTACGGGCTCCACGCCGCCGGGGTCGAGGCGCCGGTCGTGGCCGGCGTGATCGCGAACTACAGCCCGGACTTCATGGAGACCCTCGCGGCCAACGGCCTGGTCGAGCGGGCCGAGGCGTTCAGCTTCCACGACTACGGCCCGGCGCTCGACCTGGAGGCGAAGGCCGCCCGGTTCCGCGACTGGCTGCGGACCGCCGGCCGGCCCGACATGCCCCTCTGGCTGACCGAGTGCGGCTGGCCCTGGACGCGAGGGACCGAGCGGGCATCGGCAGAGGAGGACCGCAAGAGCGCCGCCGAGATCGCCGCCAAGGCGATCGAGGCCCGCGCCTGCGGCGTCGCCCGGCACTTCCCGTTCGTCCTCCCCTTCTACGAGGAGAACGCCAAGAACTTCGGCATGACCGACCGCCAGGGCTCGCCCATGCGCTCGCTCGCCGCCTACGCCCAGGCGATCCGGGCCCTGGCCGGCCTCGAGTACCTCGGCGACCTCAAGCTCGAGGAGCCGGGCCTCGGCCGGGCCCGCGTCTTCGGCGACGGCTCGACGGCCGTCGTCACGCTCTACGCGACGAAGTCGAACGTCCTGGTGAAGCTCCCGGGCGTGACGATCAGCCGCGTCGAAGGCGCGGACGGCCGGGCCTTGAAGACGGGTGACGACGAGTCGTTCACCATCCCCGACGGCCTGGCGTTCGCCTGGGTCGACCGCGGGACGTTCGGCGACCGCCTCGACGCCAGGACGCGTGCCATGTCCCTGAAGCCGATGAAGGCGGAGTCCCGTGGCAAGTCCTCGCCGATCGTCCTCCGCCCGCATCTCGACCCCGCCGAGGCCCTCCCGTTCCCGTCCGGCTATCGGGTCAAGGATGCGAGCCGGAACTCCGCCGAATGGGCCGTCGAGGTCTTCAACCTGGGCGAGAGGCCGGAGTCGATCGACCTGACGCTGGAGCTCGACGGGGCGAAGACCGAGGAGCCGACCAGGCGGATCCAGAGCCCGCCTCACTCGAAGGCCGTCGCGACGTGGCCGATCAACCTGACCGGCTCATTCGCCGGCTTCCGCCCGGTCCGCGCCTCCCTGAAGGCGGAAGGGGCCTCGGGCCTGCTGGACCGGGCCGAGTTCCGGGTCGCGGGCGAGCCCACGCTGGAGGCCGCCCTCGCCGGCCTCAACCATCCCACGAGGCTGCCGATCGAGGACCTCGCGCGATGGTCGCCGAAGATCAGCGCGGGAGGCGTCGTGACGTTCGAGCCGCTCCCGCCGGGCGGCTGCCGGCTGAACATCGCGAAGCACCCGGCCCCCGACCGCTGGGCCTACCCGGAGTTCCGCCTCCCCGACGGGGTCCCGCTGCGGAATGCCCGGGGCCTCGTCCTCCGCGCCCGGTGCGAGAAGCCCGCCCAGGTGCGGGCCTTCCTCTGGGAGGGGGACACGGGGGTCGGCTACCTGACGCAGTCCCCGATCATCCCGGCCGACGGCGCCTGGCACGTCGCGCGGGTCGCGTTCGATCGCCTGGCCCTCAGCTCCGCCAACGCCCCGGACCCGAACGACCGCCTGGACCTGGACAGCGTCCGGCGGATCAGCCTGGGGATGAACCACGAGCAGGAGTCCAACGCCCTCGAGATCAGCGACCTCTACGTCGAGTGGCCCGGCGACTCGCTCCAGGCTCTCTGGGAGGACCTCGAGAAGGACGACACCGAGGCGAGCCGCGCGCTGCTGACCCTCTCGACGAGGCCGGCGGACGCCGTCGCCTTCCTCGACGAGCACCTCAAGCCGCTCAAGCTCGACGCCGTCCACCTCAAGGCGTACCTGATGCGGTTGGCCAGCCCGAACGAGGTCCTCGCGAGGAAGGCCTTCGAGGACCTCGAATACTTCGACCCCCGGCTGGCGATGGACCTCCCCTCGCTCATGGAGAAGACCACGGAGACGCCGGCACGCCAGCGGCTGGTCGAGGTGCTCAGCGGCCGGGATCGCGGGTCCCTCATGGAGAAGAAAGTTGAGCTGCGAAAATACAACGACTACTACAACTTCTTCGCCGACAACGGCTCCTGGTGGGCCGAGAAGGACCTCTCCAAGGTCAACACGATGCGATGGGGCCTGGAGAAGCGCAAGTGGACCCGCGCCGTCCGGGCGATCGCCCTGCTCGAGCACATCGGCACGCCCGAGGCCCGCGCACTCCTCAAGGACCTGGCCTCCGGCCACCCCGACGCCCAGCCCACCCGGGCCGCGGCGGAGGCGCTGCGGCGACTCGAAGAGAAGGGGCGGTAGGCCCGATCGCGGATGGCGAGCCGGGCTCCCGCGGGCCGTCCCTCATGCGCCTCGCGATCGCGGCCCGCTCCACCGGTCGGCTCGGTCGAGGCCGCGGACGACGCCTTCGCGATCGAGGGCTTGAGCGGCTTCCGCCTCCGCGGCGTCCTCAACGGTTCCCTGACCGCGGGCCCGATCCGGGACCCTCCGGGGCGCCCCGGCGGACAATGCGATGCCCGCCATCGCGACCGCGGCCACGAGCGCGACCACGCCGGGCCATCCGCCGCGCTGCCAGGCCCAGCCGCCGCAGGAGCCGAACACGCTCGAGCCCATGTAGTAGAAGAGCAGGTACAGCGACGACGCGTGGCCGTTCGCGGACCTCGCCAGCCGGCCGACGGTCCCGCTGGCGACCGAGTGCGCGGTGAAGTAGCCGACCGTCAGCAGCGAGATCCCGGCCCCCACGGCGACCAGCGGCGCCGCGAGCGTGCAGGCGATCCCCGCCAGCATCAGGGCGAAGCCCGAGGCCAGCAAGGCGCGGCTGCCCAGCCGGTCCGCGAGGATGCCGCCCCAGGACGAGGAGACCATCCCGAAGCCTTAGGTGAGGAAGAGGAGGCTCGCCGCCGTCGGGCTCAATCCGTAGGGGGGGCCCGTCAATCGGAACGTCGCGTAGTTGAACGTGCAGACGAACGCGCTGGTGAGCAGGAAGCCGATCAAGAAGAGCCGGAGGAGGCCCCGGTCCCGGAGCAGCGCCCCGAAGACGCGCAGCTCGCGGGGCAGGCTCAGCCCCGCGGGCCGGCGAGCATGCCGGGGGCGGGGCAGCAGGAGCAGGAAGCCGACCGCGGCGGCCGCACAGGCGACCCCGAAGAGGACCATGCTCGTCCGCCAGGTGAGCCACCCGGTCAGGAGCCCCATGCCCACCCGGCCGGACATCCCGCCGAACGCCGTGCCCCCCACGTAGAGGCCCATCGCCCGGCCCAGGTGCCTCGGATCGATCTCCTCCGCCAGGTGCGCCATGGCCACCGCCGGGACGCCGCCCAGGACGAACCCCTCCAGGGCCCTCGCGGCGAGCACCCCATGCCAGCTCGGCGACAGCCCGGTCGCGATGTTCATCGCGGCCGCCGAGGCCATCGAGGCGAACATGAAGGCTCGGCGATCGAACGCCTGCGAGACGCCCCCGGAGGCGACGATCGCCAGGGAGAGCGTCCCCGTCGTCAGCGAGAGCGCCAGCGAGCTGGCCGCGGGCGTGACCGAGAAGGACTCGGCGAACGTCGGCAGCAGCGGCTGCACGCAGTAGATCAGGCCGAACGTGGCGAAGCCCGCCAGGAAGAGCGCCAGCGACGCGCGGCGGTACTCGGGTGAGCCCAGGGCAATCCACTCGCCGGCCGGGCCCTCCTCCGCGGATCTCGCGGCGGGCCCCGGGCACGGGCGTTCGAGGACGGGCGATCGGGAAGTCATGGTCATTCTTCTCCTGGTCGCATTCTCGCCGCCTCCCCGCTATTCGTCCAAGATATAATAGGAATGGCCACCATACGAAACGGAGATACCATGGAGCTGAGGCACATCCGCTACTTCCTGGCGGTCGCGGAGGAGGGCAACTTCACGAGGGCCGCGGCGAGGCTGGGGATCGGGCAGCCGCCGCTCAGCCAGCAGATCAAGGACCTGGAGCGGGAGGTGGGGGTCCGGCTCTTCCATCGCGTGCCTCGCGGCGCGGAGCTCACCGCGGCCGGGCTGTCGTTCCTGGCGAGCGTGCGGGACCTCCCCGGGCGTGCGGAGGACGCCATCCGGACGGCCCGGCGGGCCGATCGGGGCGAGATCGGCAACCTCACGCTCGGGGTGACCGGCTCCGTGGCCTTGAACCCGAGGATCCCGGCCATCATCCGGGCGTTCCGCCGGGCGTATCCGCACGTCGAGCTGAGGATGCAGGAGGCGAACTCGGTCGAGCTCTACGACGCCCTGCGCGACCTGCGGCTGGACGTGGCGATCCTGCGGCCGCACGCGGCATCGCCGGAGGGGCTGGAGGTGACCCGCCTGGAGGACGAGGCTCTGATCGCGGCCCTCCCCGCCGACCATCCGGCGGTCCGGGGCCGGGGCGCGATCGACCTGGCGGCCCTCCGCGACGAGCCGTTCATCCTCGCGCCGAGGGACGCCGGCACGAGCCTGAGGACGGCCGTCTTCGCCGCGTGCCAGGCCGCCGGGTTCGACCCGCGGCCCGGCCCCTCCGCGCCCCACATCGCCTCGATCCTCTCGCTGGTCGGGGCCGAGCTCGGGGTGTCGCTCGTGCCGGCCGCGCTGAAGCAGCTCAGCGTGCAGGGCGTCGCCTTCCGCCCCCTCGCCGGCGGCTCCGCGACCATCGGCCTGGCCATCGCCCGCCGCCGCGGCGACACCGCGGCCACGACGCTGAACTTCGTGCGGCAGGCGCTCGACCCGGGCGACCTCCGGTAGGCAGGGCCGCGGACGCCGTCGCGAGCAAGCCGCCGACGATCGACGCGATTCGGCTCGACGCCCTTGACTCGGCTCCCCCGCACCGATACTAATCTGACATCTGTAGGACACAGGCAACACGTTCCCGGCAAGGGGGGATTGGCTCATGGGCGTCGCATCTTTGCTACTCGCCATCCTGGTTCAGGTGCCGCCCGCCGGGCCCGCGGATGCCGGGGGCCGCGGGGGGCCGGCGACGCGCCCGATCGCGGGGCGGATCGTGGACGCGAAGGGGATGCCGGTCGGTGGCGCCACCGTGTTCCAGTCCGGCGATGCCCCGGCGCGGACCGAGGCGTCGTCCGACGCGAAGGGCCGGTTCCGGCTGGAGGGCGTCGCGGCGGCGGACACCTTCGTCTTCGCCCGCGCGAAGGGGTTCCGGTTCGCCGGGCGGGGCGTGAAGGAGGGCGAGGGCGAGGTCACGATCACGATGGCCCGCGAGGGCGAGCCGCCGGCCGCGAGGGTGGCCACCCTCGCCCCCGGGGCCGCGGCCGATCGGGAGGCCGCGGCGGCACGCCGGCTGATCGACGGGTACGCGGCGAAGGTGTTTAAGGGAGGCGACACGGGCGCCAAGGTCCAGGTCCTGCAGGTCCTCGCTCGGCTCGACCCGATGCGGACGCTCGAGCTGACCGAGGGTGAGGCCGTGTCGGAGCCCTACCTCAAGGGCATGGTCCGGATGCTGGCCTCCACGGCCCTGCTCGAATCCAGCCCCGAGGACGCCCTGACCGTGGCGGAGGCGATCGACGAGCCGTCGGGCAAGGTCCTCGCCCTGCTGAAGGCCGCCGACGCCACCCCGGCGGCCGAGAAGACGAAGAGGCTGGAGCTGCTGGACCGGGCGATCGTCGGCGCGAAGGCCGCGCGCGAGCCGACCGGCATCCGCGACATCCTCCTGGGACAGGTCGCCGAGCGCTGGCTCGACATGGGCCTGGCCGAGAAGGGCAGGGCCCTGCTGCGCGAGATCCAGCCCGACGTCGAGCGGCTGCCCGACGCGGCCTTCGGCGGGTACGCGAAGGGGGCGTTCGCCGAGGAGCTCTGCCAGATTGACCTCGACGCGGCACTGAGGCTGACGAAGGGCCTGACGGACCCGTCCGAGCTGGACAGGCACCACGGGAACATCGCCCACGAGCTCGCGGGCAAGGACCCCGAGGCCG from Aquisphaera giovannonii includes these protein-coding regions:
- a CDS encoding neutral/alkaline non-lysosomal ceramidase N-terminal domain-containing protein; its protein translation is MRSTDACRTFGSLFGLALVALLAGAPEALGDGWKVGTGRAAITPKEPIWLAGYAARNHPSEGVDQDIWVKALALEDPLGQRAVLVTIDVCGISRDLSERIRDAIRRKHGLERDRIVLACSHTHSAPVVGRNLDTMYPLDDDQRRRIADYTRLLETIVADVVGQSFDDLSPGSLSWGGGRCEFAVNRRNNPEKDVPALREKGQLKGPVDHDVPVLVASDFEGKRRAVLYVYACHCTVLDGYKVSGDWAGHASAAIEKRMPGTQAMYVAGCGADQNPVPRRSDELAERHGMAMADAVAAALEKPLRRIEGPLRSAYKEVSLAFATLPTRAQVEADAKSSDRFVAARARRLLERFEELGKLPPDYPYPVQAWGLDELRWVFLGGEATVDYAIRIKKEGGASPTWVAAYCNDVMAYIPSLRVLKEGGYEGGGAMVYYGLPSPWSDRVEDTVMEGVNGVLAQIAPRPRDEAPSADSGP
- a CDS encoding LysR family transcriptional regulator, translating into MELRHIRYFLAVAEEGNFTRAAARLGIGQPPLSQQIKDLEREVGVRLFHRVPRGAELTAAGLSFLASVRDLPGRAEDAIRTARRADRGEIGNLTLGVTGSVALNPRIPAIIRAFRRAYPHVELRMQEANSVELYDALRDLRLDVAILRPHAASPEGLEVTRLEDEALIAALPADHPAVRGRGAIDLAALRDEPFILAPRDAGTSLRTAVFAACQAAGFDPRPGPSAPHIASILSLVGAELGVSLVPAALKQLSVQGVAFRPLAGGSATIGLAIARRRGDTAATTLNFVRQALDPGDLR
- a CDS encoding sigma-70 family RNA polymerase sigma factor translates to MTGDDDDEALVARADGGDPSALAELFERHRRRLRHMVQLRLDPRLRGRVDASDVLQEAYLDLVRQFPAYREKADLPPFLWLRLLTGRRLLRVHRRHLGAAIRDAGREVSIHGGAAPGADSGSLAEHLVGRLTTASRAFDREERRRLLQRALDSLDPLDREVLALRHFEGLTNGEAAAVLGLSKTAACNRYVRALARLQEATRDVPGLLDEPAG
- a CDS encoding glycoside hydrolase family 5 protein; its protein translation is MMHAPFLLAAAITALGVGPTPEDLRMEPINGRWYRVEPAREVTLRWSRPAKPTPAPLRFVIRDYEGVEEASGTITPAGDGSLALSRPFARGYHEVEFPSLKRHFGLIAAPAFAGKADPFFAIDAGLTWLTPEDRVRGALIAEARDCGIALIRERLRWAAIEPEKGRPSWDRDGRADALRRSYCRAGLPILELAHDAPEWAGRWGVYPFDLAATAESWREIGKHWGPAWGGVELWNEPDIQFGGDWPADQYAAFGKAASYGLHAAGVEAPVVAGVIANYSPDFMETLAANGLVERAEAFSFHDYGPALDLEAKAARFRDWLRTAGRPDMPLWLTECGWPWTRGTERASAEEDRKSAAEIAAKAIEARACGVARHFPFVLPFYEENAKNFGMTDRQGSPMRSLAAYAQAIRALAGLEYLGDLKLEEPGLGRARVFGDGSTAVVTLYATKSNVLVKLPGVTISRVEGADGRALKTGDDESFTIPDGLAFAWVDRGTFGDRLDARTRAMSLKPMKAESRGKSSPIVLRPHLDPAEALPFPSGYRVKDASRNSAEWAVEVFNLGERPESIDLTLELDGAKTEEPTRRIQSPPHSKAVATWPINLTGSFAGFRPVRASLKAEGASGLLDRAEFRVAGEPTLEAALAGLNHPTRLPIEDLARWSPKISAGGVVTFEPLPPGGCRLNIAKHPAPDRWAYPEFRLPDGVPLRNARGLVLRARCEKPAQVRAFLWEGDTGVGYLTQSPIIPADGAWHVARVAFDRLALSSANAPDPNDRLDLDSVRRISLGMNHEQESNALEISDLYVEWPGDSLQALWEDLEKDDTEASRALLTLSTRPADAVAFLDEHLKPLKLDAVHLKAYLMRLASPNEVLARKAFEDLEYFDPRLAMDLPSLMEKTTETPARQRLVEVLSGRDRGSLMEKKVELRKYNDYYNFFADNGSWWAEKDLSKVNTMRWGLEKRKWTRAVRAIALLEHIGTPEARALLKDLASGHPDAQPTRAAAEALRRLEEKGR
- a CDS encoding serine/threonine-protein kinase, with the protein product MDATESGPSPVGPLVEEFLERRRLGERPTLEEFVARFPELEAEIRRVFPALGLLEELGPGTVGAGATTADGPVGDAGPSSERLGDFRILREIGRGGMGVVYEAEQGSLGRRVALKVLPPGRLAGEEPLRRFEREAQAAARLHHTNIVPVFGSGREQGCAYYVMQLIRGRGLDRVIEELARLRRSLGAPADGEATVAGHDPEEAPQPGAIARSMLSGRFEKADGPPGGADAADAPTPPPAESEAGAASDSVSTSTASDLHLARGVARVGIQVAEALAYAHRQGVLHRDIKPSNLLLDEAGDVWVADFGLAKLAEGDDLTHTGEVVGTLRYMAPERFRGEGDGRSDQYSLGLTLYELLALRPAFDAPDRARLVRLVMEGDPPPLRKVAPSVPADLATIVAKAMSRRPEDRYPTAGALADDLRRWRDGSPISARPVGPLERLAKWARRNPALAASTGVAIGLAASLIAALAISNVRIRAAFGRAESALERAKVSARQAEQVIAFLTEDILGQADPEVNPVRDNLTVEEALDRAGDRIGHRFEGEPEVDAEIRYAIGRMYHQRGRNQKAEPHLRQAWETLGRAAGPEDPRTLRARLYFAVALQNLQRYEEAEGHLRELLRSPDEPRRILVIQSHLADLFWETGKLEEAEALQRRLVEGFGETDGPQAEMTLTMRLFLARVLSSRGALDEAEAILRDVVEIRRRTCEPQAPPRLGAQRQLASFLNAQGRFAEAEPILRETLEGYDQVYGPDHPHTLTTLGSLVISLWRLGRFAEAEPLSRRSCDAWMRTQGPDHPLGLSAMSVRALLMMDRGEFDRAEPLLREVLHTRERIQGPEHFDTAIAAMNLGRACRFRGQPAQAAALCRRGLETLRSKLGPDHPTTRTAADILAGCLLDAGRAPEAVAMLEGGVRERPEDPSALVRLALSLLASGDEAGYRARCAEGLGRLADPAGPDAVEVLRAGLLVSGAIDPARAVATAEAAAAREPKAAERRFLLGLALLRADRLGEAVDRLTEAADLDPTWTSVAQARAAAAIACARLGREAEALAWVARASDRRGDPARRIPAGWVLTPAASWRDRLVLDRLTREAAALALDPLVPANPFAPG